In one Pseudarthrobacter oxydans genomic region, the following are encoded:
- the glpD gene encoding glycerol-3-phosphate dehydrogenase has protein sequence MEEYTTPFDVVVVGAGINGLGIARDAAVRGLRVVLLEQDDICSGVSAWSGRLVHGGLRYLEHRDFALVRESLRERELLFRLAPHLVKPLRLIMPLSSHSRRPAWLIRIGMFLYDALSFDKKTQGHEVLDRNAILRRFPGISPDGLRGAVVFTDGQVEYAERLCTEVAIAAAGAGAVIRTKARVEEPILEGGRVVGVRYRDTLTDEMHEVRAPIVLNVAGPWIDRIFRRGAPAQPRLNGGTKGSHLIVDRFPGAPDDVVYYESKTDGRLVLVIPWMGRYLIGTTDLRFDADPGEARCDADEMDYLLGEVNELIPGAHLTPKDVLFTYSGVRPLPYAPDVEEWEIPRSHVLHDHAPDLPGLITVVGGKLTTYRQLAEDAVNDAFKRLGRKSPKCVTANLPLPGAAGDFEEVRLALRGKGLAGKTVDRLLALYGTRALDVVAQAGGNVVGLPVLDPGTGALEAEILLAVRYEFAKTLTDVLARRMLLAFEPGHGLDAAGRAAAVMGAECGWDEDRQAAEIRGYREWLERLAVPTRAAEDRPAVKGSTP, from the coding sequence ATGGAGGAGTACACCACCCCTTTTGACGTCGTCGTCGTCGGAGCAGGCATTAATGGCCTGGGGATCGCCCGCGATGCGGCCGTCAGGGGCCTGCGGGTCGTCCTGTTGGAGCAGGACGACATCTGCAGCGGAGTCTCCGCGTGGTCGGGCCGGCTTGTCCACGGTGGGCTTCGGTACCTTGAGCACCGTGACTTCGCGCTCGTGCGCGAATCGCTGCGGGAACGGGAGCTCCTGTTCCGCCTCGCGCCCCATCTCGTCAAGCCGCTGCGGCTCATCATGCCGCTGAGCTCGCACAGCCGCCGGCCGGCCTGGCTTATCCGGATCGGCATGTTCCTCTATGATGCACTGTCCTTCGACAAGAAGACCCAGGGACACGAAGTCCTCGACCGCAATGCGATCCTGCGCCGCTTCCCGGGCATCTCGCCCGATGGTCTCCGCGGCGCAGTTGTGTTCACGGACGGCCAGGTGGAGTACGCGGAACGCCTCTGCACCGAGGTGGCCATCGCGGCTGCGGGCGCTGGCGCCGTGATCCGGACGAAGGCGCGGGTGGAAGAGCCCATCCTCGAGGGAGGGCGGGTGGTGGGGGTGCGCTATCGGGACACCCTGACCGATGAAATGCACGAGGTCCGCGCACCGATCGTCCTCAACGTCGCCGGCCCCTGGATCGACCGGATCTTCCGCCGGGGCGCGCCTGCGCAGCCCCGCCTTAACGGGGGCACAAAGGGCAGCCACCTGATCGTGGACCGCTTCCCCGGAGCCCCGGACGACGTGGTCTACTACGAGTCCAAGACCGACGGCCGCCTCGTCCTCGTGATTCCGTGGATGGGCCGGTACCTGATTGGAACCACGGACCTCCGTTTCGACGCCGATCCCGGCGAGGCGCGCTGCGACGCCGACGAGATGGACTACCTGCTCGGCGAGGTGAACGAACTCATTCCGGGTGCCCACCTGACGCCGAAAGACGTCCTCTTCACCTACTCCGGCGTCCGCCCGCTGCCGTACGCGCCTGATGTCGAAGAGTGGGAGATTCCCCGGAGCCATGTCCTCCACGACCACGCCCCGGATCTCCCCGGCCTCATCACGGTGGTGGGCGGGAAGCTCACCACCTACCGGCAGCTTGCCGAGGACGCGGTGAATGACGCCTTCAAGCGGCTCGGGCGAAAGAGCCCGAAGTGCGTCACGGCAAACCTTCCCCTGCCTGGCGCGGCCGGGGATTTCGAGGAGGTGCGCCTCGCCCTCCGCGGGAAAGGATTGGCGGGCAAGACGGTCGACCGGCTCCTTGCCCTCTACGGGACACGTGCGCTCGACGTCGTCGCGCAGGCGGGCGGGAACGTCGTCGGCCTTCCCGTTCTGGATCCCGGGACGGGCGCACTCGAGGCCGAGATTCTCCTGGCGGTACGGTATGAGTTCGCAAAGACGCTCACGGACGTCCTTGCCCGCCGGATGCTGTTGGCGTTCGAGCCCGGGCATGGCCTCGACGCGGCCGGGCGGGCTGCTGCCGTCATGGGCGCCGAATGCGGCTGGGACGAGGACCGGCAGGCAGCAGAAATCCGTGGCTACCGCGAGTGGCTGGAACGGCTCGCCGTCCCCACCCGCGCCGCGGAGGACCGGCCCGCAGTAAAGGGCTCCACACCGTGA
- a CDS encoding glycerol kinase GlpK, whose amino-acid sequence MSPRYVLALDEGSTSARAVLVSLEGRIVAEARHPVTPLFPKPRWVELDPMALWEAQRNSMQAVMAKVGATTDDLAAVGITTHRESCLLWDRRTGEPVHNAIMWMSKQTDAIVQRWRMDGLDYEFRQRTGLFNDSFFSAAKLAWVLENVPGVQERAGRGELAAGTVDTWLLWQLTGGRSHFTDHSEASRTALFSLETVDWDEKLVEACGIPARLLPSALPSDSHFGDMRPANVGLPGTSSVPVMAIMGDQQAGMFGQACFGTGSVKNTYGTAGVLTANSGPTPAILDGLTASVGWTAGGATAYEIEGVVFHCGQTLQWMRERLGILTAETDLEELGRRVEDTGGVYIVPAFAGLCAPHWSRDSKASIVGLTLESSAEHIVRAGIEAMAYQTRDNIDVLVAGGNPVPELKVDGGAARSNLLCQFQADILGIPVLRPTELERTALGVAHLAGMGAGLWSRDDLETGWQIDRVFEPVMAADRREELYAGWCDAVRTVTGRNPGPGAT is encoded by the coding sequence GTGAGCCCCCGGTACGTCCTGGCACTCGACGAAGGGTCGACGAGCGCACGCGCGGTCCTCGTCTCCCTTGAGGGCAGGATCGTAGCGGAGGCCCGCCATCCGGTTACCCCCCTGTTTCCGAAGCCGCGGTGGGTCGAACTCGATCCCATGGCGCTGTGGGAGGCCCAGCGGAACAGCATGCAGGCCGTCATGGCAAAGGTCGGAGCGACCACCGATGATCTCGCCGCGGTTGGCATCACTACCCATCGGGAATCCTGCCTCCTGTGGGATCGGCGGACCGGCGAGCCTGTCCACAACGCCATCATGTGGATGTCCAAGCAGACGGACGCGATCGTGCAGCGGTGGCGGATGGACGGCCTGGACTACGAGTTCCGGCAGCGGACAGGCCTGTTCAACGACTCGTTCTTCAGTGCCGCCAAGCTGGCGTGGGTTCTTGAGAACGTCCCGGGCGTGCAGGAGCGCGCCGGGCGGGGCGAACTTGCGGCCGGGACGGTGGACACGTGGCTGCTGTGGCAGCTGACCGGTGGCCGTTCGCATTTCACGGACCACAGCGAGGCGTCCCGGACGGCGCTCTTCTCCCTGGAGACCGTGGACTGGGACGAGAAGCTCGTCGAGGCCTGCGGCATCCCCGCACGCCTGCTGCCCTCTGCGCTCCCGTCCGACTCCCACTTCGGTGACATGCGGCCCGCCAACGTAGGCCTTCCGGGGACGTCCAGCGTGCCCGTCATGGCCATCATGGGCGACCAGCAGGCCGGAATGTTCGGGCAGGCGTGCTTCGGGACCGGATCCGTGAAGAACACCTATGGTACGGCGGGTGTGCTCACGGCCAACAGCGGTCCGACGCCGGCCATCCTGGACGGCCTCACCGCGAGCGTGGGTTGGACGGCAGGGGGAGCCACCGCCTACGAGATCGAGGGCGTCGTCTTCCACTGCGGCCAGACGCTGCAGTGGATGCGGGAACGCCTGGGTATCCTGACCGCCGAGACCGACCTGGAGGAACTGGGACGCCGGGTGGAGGACACCGGGGGCGTCTACATCGTGCCCGCCTTCGCGGGCCTGTGCGCACCGCACTGGTCGAGGGACAGCAAAGCGAGCATCGTCGGACTCACGCTGGAGAGCAGCGCTGAGCACATCGTTCGCGCAGGCATCGAGGCCATGGCCTACCAGACACGGGACAACATTGACGTGCTCGTGGCTGGGGGAAACCCTGTTCCCGAGCTCAAGGTGGACGGCGGCGCCGCGCGCAGCAACCTCCTGTGCCAGTTCCAGGCGGACATTCTCGGCATCCCGGTACTCCGCCCTACCGAACTCGAGCGCACAGCGCTGGGCGTCGCGCACCTCGCCGGCATGGGCGCCGGCCTCTGGAGCCGCGACGACCTGGAGACCGGGTGGCAGATCGACCGGGTGTTCGAACCGGTGATGGCCGCGGACCGGCGTGAGGAGCTCTACGCCGGATGGTGCGACGCTGTGAGGACGGTGACGGGGCGCAATCCTGGTCCCGGAGCGACGTGA
- a CDS encoding lipoyl protein ligase domain-containing protein → MDFIANSLASLPGAAGGELNFSRPLSTAAFSRRDSIGAGYREACAVLAARGYAPIIRPVGGHLAVYGPGDLVVHLWAPHPDARSSIRERFEAFGEAAALALRGLGVDARVGAVPGEYCTGEFSVNDAARAKLVGTGQRLTKHGYLFSAVVMVEDAGQARTALGEAYSLMGLDFRPESVGCVADAVPGATVEDVREALVGTLMPMLQASAPPGHLQSTACRATHHLHSRSSYSLSGASRVH, encoded by the coding sequence ATGGATTTCATCGCCAACAGCCTTGCCTCCCTTCCCGGTGCCGCAGGCGGAGAACTCAACTTTTCCCGGCCGCTCTCCACGGCAGCCTTCAGCCGACGTGACTCCATCGGCGCCGGCTACCGGGAAGCATGCGCCGTCCTGGCGGCGCGCGGCTATGCGCCAATCATCAGGCCGGTAGGTGGGCACCTCGCGGTATACGGCCCCGGAGACCTCGTGGTCCACCTCTGGGCACCACACCCGGACGCCCGGTCATCGATCCGTGAGCGGTTCGAGGCATTCGGCGAGGCCGCCGCGTTGGCTCTGCGGGGGCTTGGGGTGGACGCCCGGGTAGGGGCGGTACCCGGCGAATACTGCACCGGGGAGTTCAGCGTCAACGACGCCGCCCGCGCCAAGCTGGTCGGGACAGGGCAGCGCCTCACGAAGCACGGCTACCTGTTCAGCGCCGTCGTCATGGTCGAGGACGCAGGTCAGGCGCGGACGGCCCTGGGAGAGGCATATTCGCTCATGGGGCTCGACTTCCGCCCCGAATCCGTGGGCTGCGTCGCAGATGCAGTACCCGGGGCCACCGTCGAAGACGTCCGCGAAGCCCTGGTCGGCACCCTCATGCCAATGCTCCAGGCCAGTGCACCCCCCGGCCACCTCCAGTCCACAGCGTGCCGCGCCACGCACCACCTTCACTCCCGTTCGTCCTACAGCCTGTCAGGAGCCTCCCGTGTCCACTGA
- a CDS encoding glycerol-3-phosphate dehydrogenase/oxidase: MSTDHPVRATVRALADHPQASVLIVGGGINGVGTFRDLALQGVDVALVERGDFCQGASGASSHMIHGGIRYLENGEFRLVHESVVERNRLLRIAPHYVKPLETTIPVFSTFSGLLNAPLRFFTHRSGKPQERGALLVKVGLSLYDAFSRRGGTVPRHRFVGRKRSLAELPALRADVKYTATYFDASVHDPERLTLDVLRDGLEAGSHARAANYVSLVGADDGGARLRDELTGEEFAFTADIVVNMTGAWVDNTNGALGSPSRFMGGTKGSHIVLDNPGLLAATGGREIFFEHSDGRIVLIYPIGDRVLVGTTDVDAGEDLEPVCTDAEIQYFFDLIRHVFPAVAVDRKDIVYTFSGVRPLPRHDDTAPGFVSRDYRIERSVFPGTDRPVLSVVGGKWTTFRALSEHVADDVLSLLGRGRSANTADLPIGGGRGYPVDRAGMETWVAGHTGPGADGQRVRTLLARYGTRAAEVLAFLAQGQDAPLQSTAELSVRELAWMAKHEHVAHVADVLVRRTSLAFRGLVTAELAHEVASHLAPCLGWDTHQIQHEAQAALSLLAQRHRAGTAISGVLQ; this comes from the coding sequence GTGTCCACTGACCACCCCGTCCGCGCCACTGTCCGAGCCCTGGCGGACCATCCGCAGGCGAGTGTCCTCATCGTGGGAGGGGGCATCAACGGCGTTGGCACGTTCCGTGACCTTGCGCTGCAGGGCGTCGACGTGGCGCTCGTGGAGCGCGGCGATTTCTGCCAGGGCGCCTCCGGGGCCTCATCCCACATGATCCATGGCGGAATCCGGTACCTTGAGAACGGCGAATTCCGGCTGGTGCATGAGTCGGTTGTCGAGCGGAACAGGCTCCTGCGCATCGCGCCGCACTACGTCAAGCCGCTGGAGACCACCATCCCGGTGTTCTCCACATTCTCCGGGCTGTTGAACGCCCCGCTGCGCTTCTTCACGCACCGTTCCGGCAAACCGCAGGAACGCGGGGCCCTCCTGGTGAAGGTGGGCCTGAGCCTCTACGACGCGTTCTCCCGCCGCGGCGGGACCGTGCCGCGGCACCGGTTCGTCGGACGCAAGCGGTCCCTGGCGGAGCTGCCGGCCCTGCGTGCGGACGTCAAGTACACGGCGACGTACTTCGACGCTTCGGTGCATGATCCCGAGCGGCTCACCCTGGACGTGCTCCGGGACGGGCTTGAGGCGGGGTCGCATGCGCGTGCTGCCAACTATGTGTCCCTCGTCGGGGCGGACGACGGCGGCGCCCGGCTCCGCGATGAGCTCACCGGGGAGGAATTCGCCTTCACCGCGGACATCGTCGTGAACATGACCGGCGCCTGGGTGGACAACACAAACGGTGCCCTCGGCTCGCCGTCGCGGTTCATGGGAGGGACCAAGGGCTCGCACATCGTCTTGGACAACCCCGGGCTGCTGGCCGCCACCGGCGGACGGGAGATCTTCTTCGAGCACAGCGACGGACGGATTGTCCTCATCTACCCCATAGGCGACCGCGTGCTGGTAGGCACCACCGACGTGGACGCGGGGGAGGACCTCGAACCCGTCTGCACCGACGCCGAGATCCAGTATTTCTTCGACCTCATCCGCCATGTGTTTCCCGCCGTGGCGGTGGATCGGAAGGACATCGTGTACACGTTCTCCGGCGTCCGGCCGCTGCCGCGCCATGATGACACCGCCCCGGGTTTCGTGTCCCGCGACTACCGCATTGAACGGTCAGTGTTCCCGGGCACCGACCGGCCGGTGCTGAGCGTGGTCGGCGGGAAGTGGACCACCTTCCGTGCATTGTCCGAGCATGTGGCCGATGATGTCCTCTCCTTGCTGGGGCGGGGCCGCTCCGCGAACACCGCGGATCTTCCGATCGGGGGAGGACGGGGCTACCCCGTGGACCGGGCCGGCATGGAGACCTGGGTCGCCGGGCACACCGGGCCGGGGGCGGACGGCCAACGGGTCCGGACCCTGCTCGCCCGCTATGGCACCCGCGCCGCGGAGGTCCTGGCGTTCCTTGCCCAAGGACAGGACGCCCCGCTGCAGAGCACCGCCGAGCTGAGCGTCCGTGAGCTGGCCTGGATGGCCAAGCACGAGCATGTAGCCCACGTCGCCGATGTCCTTGTCCGGCGGACCAGCCTGGCTTTCCGCGGCCTGGTCACCGCAGAACTCGCCCACGAGGTAGCCTCGCACCTGGCGCCCTGCCTCGGCTGGGACACCCACCAGATTCAGCACGAGGCGCAGGCAGCGTTGTCGCTGCTCGCTCAACGCCACCGAGCCGGCACAGCAATCTCGGGGGTGCTGCAATGA
- the lipA gene encoding lipoyl synthase, translated as MTLAPEGRKLLRVEQRNSAVPVERKPDWIKAKVQMGPEFVQLKNLVNKEGLHTVCEEAGCPNIFECWEDKEATFLIGGSECTRRCDFCQIDTGKPSPVDRFEPTKVARSVQAMQLRYATVTGVARDDLEDEGVWLYAETVRKIHELNPGTGVELLIPDFSGKPEHIEAICDSRPEVFAHNVETVPRIFKRIRPAFRYERSLDVITQGRNLGMVTKSNLILGMGETREEISEALRDLHEAGCDLITITQYLRPSERHLPVDRWVKPQEFVDLQDEANEIGFLGVMSGPLVRSSYRAGRLWATAMRKKGRDIPAELAHIADGIQDSGTTRQEAATLLAR; from the coding sequence ATGACATTGGCACCTGAAGGCCGGAAGCTTTTGCGCGTTGAACAGCGCAACTCGGCTGTCCCGGTGGAGCGGAAGCCGGACTGGATCAAGGCCAAGGTCCAGATGGGCCCGGAGTTCGTCCAGCTCAAGAACCTGGTCAACAAGGAAGGCCTGCACACGGTGTGCGAGGAGGCCGGCTGCCCCAACATCTTCGAGTGCTGGGAGGACAAGGAAGCCACGTTCCTGATCGGCGGGTCCGAGTGCACCCGGCGGTGTGACTTCTGCCAGATCGATACCGGCAAGCCCTCCCCGGTGGACAGGTTCGAACCCACCAAGGTGGCCCGCTCCGTCCAGGCCATGCAGCTGCGCTACGCCACCGTCACCGGGGTGGCCCGCGACGACCTCGAGGACGAGGGCGTGTGGCTGTACGCCGAAACGGTCCGCAAGATCCACGAACTGAACCCCGGCACCGGGGTGGAGCTGCTGATCCCGGACTTCTCCGGCAAACCCGAACACATCGAAGCGATCTGCGACTCCAGGCCCGAGGTCTTCGCGCACAACGTGGAGACGGTGCCGAGGATCTTCAAGCGGATCCGGCCCGCGTTCCGCTACGAACGGTCCCTGGACGTGATCACGCAGGGCCGGAACCTGGGCATGGTGACCAAGTCCAACCTGATCCTTGGCATGGGCGAAACCCGGGAAGAGATCTCCGAGGCGCTGCGGGACCTGCACGAGGCCGGCTGCGACCTGATCACCATCACCCAGTACCTGCGCCCGTCCGAGCGGCACCTGCCGGTGGACCGCTGGGTCAAGCCGCAGGAATTCGTGGACCTCCAGGACGAGGCCAACGAGATCGGCTTCCTGGGCGTCATGTCCGGGCCGCTGGTCCGTTCCTCCTACCGCGCCGGCCGGCTCTGGGCCACCGCGATGCGGAAGAAGGGCCGGGACATCCCCGCCGAACTCGCCCACATCGCCGACGGCATCCAGGACTCCGGCACCACCCGCCAGGAAGCCGCAACCCTTCTGGCCCGCTGA
- a CDS encoding serine hydrolase: MIDRSTQPSALAADVLVQLKQWPGAPSLAVVGPEGVLGCHDEGHVYRLASVTKLLTALTLLVAVEQGAASLDAPAGPPGSTLRHLLAHASGVGFDEEKVRAKPGARRIYSNRGIDLAAEYLSAQTGRSFERELSERVLKPLGMVRTSLAGPPSKGGMAPIGDIARLAHELLRPRTLSNSVVDALSSVEFQGLAGMLPGFGRHGENSWGLGAEVRGTKEPHWTSPQNSAATFGHFGMAGSFLWVDREADLACAALSTVDFGPWATRVWPETSSAVLKCYRDVQPPAPAVPAVQIQDESIS, translated from the coding sequence ATGATTGACCGCTCCACCCAGCCTTCGGCCTTGGCCGCCGACGTGCTGGTCCAGCTGAAACAGTGGCCGGGCGCCCCCTCCCTCGCCGTCGTGGGGCCCGAAGGGGTGCTGGGCTGCCACGACGAAGGACACGTTTATCGGCTCGCTTCGGTGACCAAACTGCTCACCGCCCTTACCCTCCTGGTCGCCGTGGAACAGGGGGCCGCCTCGCTCGACGCACCTGCCGGTCCCCCGGGATCCACGCTGCGCCACCTGCTGGCCCACGCCTCGGGCGTGGGGTTCGATGAGGAAAAGGTCCGGGCGAAGCCTGGAGCCAGAAGGATCTACTCGAACCGGGGCATAGACCTGGCCGCGGAGTACCTCAGTGCCCAAACCGGCAGGTCCTTTGAAAGGGAACTGAGCGAACGGGTCCTGAAGCCGCTCGGGATGGTCCGGACATCACTGGCCGGCCCGCCGTCAAAAGGCGGCATGGCACCCATTGGCGACATCGCCCGGCTCGCCCATGAGCTTCTGCGGCCCCGCACCCTCTCCAACTCCGTGGTGGACGCCTTGTCCTCTGTGGAGTTCCAGGGGCTGGCCGGGATGCTGCCTGGATTCGGCCGCCATGGCGAGAACTCCTGGGGCCTCGGCGCCGAAGTGCGGGGCACCAAGGAACCCCATTGGACGAGTCCGCAGAACTCTGCGGCCACGTTCGGGCATTTTGGCATGGCAGGGAGCTTCCTCTGGGTGGACCGGGAAGCGGACTTGGCATGTGCAGCGCTGTCCACCGTCGATTTCGGGCCCTGGGCCACGCGCGTGTGGCCAGAGACATCTTCCGCCGTCCTGAAGTGCTACCGCGATGTCCAACCACCCGCGCCGGCAGTCCCGGCCGTGCAGATCCAGGATGAGAGTATTTCCTGA
- a CDS encoding 6,7-dimethyl-8-ribityllumazine synthase: MSPNTNSSFRVAIVSAQWHADIVDRAVESFRARLKELGGAEVDAYQVPGAFEIPLVVRRLAASGKYDGIATSALVVDGGIYRHEFVSQTVVEALMRVQMETDVPVFSGVLTPHHFHEHEEHRNQFSNHFVTKGRELADALASTLTTLRSL, encoded by the coding sequence TTGTCACCCAACACCAATTCCTCTTTCCGAGTAGCGATCGTTAGCGCCCAATGGCATGCTGACATTGTCGACCGCGCCGTCGAGAGCTTTCGTGCCCGACTCAAGGAACTGGGCGGCGCCGAAGTCGACGCCTATCAGGTCCCCGGCGCCTTCGAAATTCCCCTGGTGGTCCGAAGGCTCGCCGCTTCCGGCAAATACGACGGCATTGCCACCTCTGCCCTGGTGGTTGATGGAGGCATCTACCGCCATGAGTTCGTCTCGCAAACCGTCGTGGAGGCCCTGATGAGAGTACAAATGGAAACGGATGTGCCAGTCTTCTCGGGTGTCCTGACTCCTCATCATTTCCATGAACACGAAGAGCACCGGAACCAATTTTCCAACCATTTCGTGACAAAGGGACGTGAGCTGGCAGACGCTCTAGCCTCGACGCTTACGACGCTACGGTCCCTGTAG
- a CDS encoding FGGY family carbohydrate kinase has product MNASSRQGATDVVVAVDQGTGSTKAIALDSRGHVVARSSVPVSRKDPRPGWVEQDAVEIRDSVLRAVASLLEQRPLNVMAIGLSNQRESAVVWDRQTGRPLGPMLGWQDRRTTERATAAFAEGWGHDVRSRTGLPLDPMFSALKLGWLLDQVDPDRAGCRSGRIAVGTVDSWLLFSLTGEHRIELGNASRTQLLNLERAEWDAGLAERFGIPEQALPEIVASDQASGPLRALPSLPRDTRIHAVLGDSHAALYANGVREPGRVKATYGTGSSVIALSGAAPAPEDGGLVQTIAWSTGSPAYAVEGTILSTGSTLIWLSELFGTDPYGLSRLAASAPPNSGLDLVPAFSGLGAPYWDPQAKAIISGFGLGTSQAEIARAAFESIALQTEDVFAEVARAAGKPVTDVLIDGGPAQNDWLAQLQADLSQQEILRNNVAELSAIGAAHLAGVARGFWTEPECETLNRDRTAFVPSLTPEEARARREQWAHAVRRSRLRSALQGP; this is encoded by the coding sequence GTGAACGCATCTTCCCGGCAAGGGGCCACCGACGTCGTCGTCGCCGTCGATCAAGGTACTGGGTCGACGAAGGCGATAGCACTTGATTCCCGCGGCCACGTAGTGGCCCGCAGCTCGGTCCCGGTCTCGCGGAAGGATCCCCGCCCCGGCTGGGTGGAACAGGACGCTGTGGAGATCCGGGACAGCGTCCTCAGGGCTGTAGCGTCGCTTCTCGAACAACGGCCGTTGAATGTCATGGCCATTGGACTGAGCAACCAGCGCGAATCCGCTGTGGTCTGGGACCGGCAGACCGGCAGGCCCTTGGGTCCGATGCTCGGGTGGCAGGACCGAAGGACCACGGAACGCGCAACTGCCGCCTTTGCAGAAGGGTGGGGACACGACGTCCGCTCCCGCACCGGGCTCCCTCTTGATCCGATGTTCTCGGCCTTGAAGCTTGGCTGGCTCCTTGACCAGGTCGATCCGGACCGCGCGGGCTGCCGGTCAGGCCGGATAGCCGTGGGGACCGTCGACTCCTGGCTGCTCTTCTCGCTGACGGGCGAACATCGGATCGAGCTAGGCAATGCCAGCCGCACCCAACTACTGAACCTGGAGCGGGCGGAATGGGATGCCGGCCTGGCCGAGCGGTTTGGCATCCCGGAGCAGGCTTTGCCGGAGATTGTCGCCTCTGACCAGGCCTCCGGGCCCCTCAGGGCTCTTCCCTCCCTTCCGCGGGACACGAGAATTCATGCAGTCCTCGGTGATTCCCATGCCGCCCTGTACGCCAACGGTGTCAGGGAACCCGGCCGGGTCAAAGCCACTTACGGCACTGGCAGCTCGGTGATTGCGCTGAGCGGGGCGGCTCCGGCACCTGAGGACGGAGGGCTAGTCCAGACCATCGCCTGGAGTACCGGGAGCCCCGCCTACGCCGTGGAGGGGACTATCCTTTCCACGGGGTCCACACTGATTTGGCTGTCCGAGCTCTTCGGCACGGATCCGTACGGCTTAAGCCGGCTGGCCGCCAGCGCACCCCCGAACTCGGGCTTGGACTTGGTGCCCGCCTTCTCAGGACTCGGTGCTCCCTATTGGGATCCTCAGGCCAAGGCCATCATCAGTGGCTTCGGGCTGGGAACCAGCCAGGCCGAGATCGCCCGGGCTGCCTTTGAATCCATCGCCCTCCAGACCGAAGACGTATTCGCCGAAGTGGCGCGGGCGGCGGGAAAACCTGTCACCGATGTCCTGATTGACGGGGGTCCGGCCCAGAATGACTGGCTGGCCCAGCTTCAGGCGGATCTTTCCCAGCAGGAGATCCTGCGCAACAACGTAGCCGAACTTTCGGCGATTGGAGCCGCCCATCTTGCTGGAGTCGCCCGTGGATTCTGGACAGAGCCGGAGTGCGAAACGCTCAACAGGGACCGCACGGCTTTCGTGCCCTCGCTTACTCCAGAGGAAGCCCGGGCGCGGCGGGAACAATGGGCGCACGCGGTGCGGAGGTCAAGGCTGCGTTCCGCCCTACAGGGACCGTAG